One Hordeum vulgare subsp. vulgare chromosome 4H, MorexV3_pseudomolecules_assembly, whole genome shotgun sequence DNA window includes the following coding sequences:
- the LOC123446820 gene encoding F-box protein At5g07610-like, with the protein MGQRCLELPFRYTSLSGDRRRAPLGASFTFLSNHHLPVDLLDSCNGLLLCRSYYVSHAVAPFRYIVCNPATDKWAVLPNSDKDSRKVATTSLGFDPAASPHFHVFELVVEHNYSRDIELCGVAVYSSETGESGFTRTRHGTELLGTPPPRSFSMAFYFLVPLTLNIMIA; encoded by the coding sequence ATGGGCCAGCGGTGTCTGGAGCTGCCCTTCCGCTACACCAGCCTCTCGGGGGACCGACGTCGCGCTCCGCTCGGCGCCTCCTTCACCTTCCTGTCCAACCACCACCTACCCGTCGATCTTCTCGACTCTTGCAACGGCCTCCTCCTCTGCCGCTCTTACTACGTCTCCCATGCGGTCGCCCCGTTCCGTTACATCGTCTGCAACCCCGCCACCGACAAGTGGGCTGTGCTGCCCAACTCCGACAAGGATAGCAGGAAGGTCGCCACCACGTCTCTGGGCTTCGACCCAGCCGCATCACCGCATTTCCATGTGTTTGAGCTGGTAGTCGAGCACAATTATAGTCGAGACATCGAGCTTTGCGGAGTGGCGGTGTATTCGTCTGAAACCGGAGAGAGTGGATTTACAAGGACAAGACATGGAACAGAACTGCTCGGGACTCCTCCGCCGCGGTCTTTCTCGATGGCCTTCTATTTTTTAGTACCCTTGACCTTGAATATCATGATTGCGTAG